The following are from one region of the Pseudodesulfovibrio piezophilus C1TLV30 genome:
- a CDS encoding PTS sugar transporter subunit IIC has translation MVCTSRFFFAFFSLFRVSLNVGLLERPLVIGLFWGCLTGNYVNSFNIAIFFELFWLDLIPVGTFIPPHLTAATFSALSLSTFFGLTHPAKIMGVLFASMPLALLGTRVEAWFREQERGSYNSLLHWARKPNTKDLPARLILRSVLRSLLLSWGAFFCAILVLKFTFKTVFTLYPAFLTSIDITWPHLWIAASMGGLMALRLKRAYAVLTTGVILITLFVLYGRF, from the coding sequence TTGGTTTGCACAAGTCGCTTTTTTTTTGCCTTCTTTTCTCTTTTTAGGGTCTCGCTCAATGTTGGTCTTCTAGAACGTCCTTTGGTTATAGGGCTTTTTTGGGGCTGCTTGACCGGGAATTATGTCAATAGTTTTAATATTGCCATTTTTTTTGAACTCTTCTGGCTTGATCTCATTCCCGTAGGCACATTTATTCCGCCACATTTGACCGCCGCGACTTTTTCAGCTCTCTCTCTCTCTACTTTTTTTGGCCTGACACACCCCGCAAAAATAATGGGTGTTCTTTTTGCCAGTATGCCCTTAGCTCTGCTTGGAACGCGTGTTGAAGCATGGTTTAGAGAACAAGAACGAGGAAGTTATAACAGCTTGCTTCATTGGGCTCGAAAGCCAAATACAAAGGATCTTCCAGCGAGACTCATTTTGCGTTCAGTGCTCCGTTCTTTGCTCCTTTCTTGGGGAGCGTTTTTTTGTGCGATACTTGTTCTAAAATTCACATTCAAGACTGTTTTTACTCTTTATCCAGCATTTCTCACGTCTATAGATATAACCTGGCCGCATTTATGGATCGCTGCCAGCATGGGGGGGCTTATGGCTCTTCGTTTGAAAAGAGCCTATGCTGTTTTAACTACCGGGGTCATTTTAATTACCCTTTTCGTACTTTATGGACGTTTTTAG
- a CDS encoding GGDEF domain-containing protein: protein MHTENHNQFPEDELATELAALQDELGEKLVPNLYEKPAEAIWIFRLFQGISTEEWQELAVKHDFSQWLTLPINGDAFPCLKQFQTTLEKLAYQTDHDALTGLANRRAFNRTFDIEMERSKRSKTPLSLAIFDLDNFKSINDTYGHPKGDEVLVTFSKMLQESTRRYDLAARYGGEEFALIMAGSGIVKAQRLLTRLLQEFKKIQFTPSGGGPQFNVTCSVGLTCYKGAMDILPEEILKLADEALYFAKTSGKDQVKVSKLDFVDNVPNDTLVQANEKQFLFGGK, encoded by the coding sequence ATGCACACGGAAAATCATAACCAATTCCCCGAGGATGAGCTTGCGACAGAACTCGCGGCGCTCCAAGATGAACTTGGCGAGAAACTTGTCCCCAACCTGTACGAAAAGCCTGCTGAAGCAATCTGGATATTCAGATTATTTCAAGGAATTTCAACAGAAGAATGGCAAGAACTTGCTGTAAAACACGATTTTTCACAATGGCTTACATTGCCGATTAATGGCGATGCTTTTCCTTGTCTGAAACAATTTCAGACGACTTTGGAAAAGCTTGCCTATCAAACCGATCATGATGCATTAACAGGCCTCGCAAACAGACGAGCCTTTAATCGCACTTTTGATATAGAGATGGAGCGTTCCAAGCGTTCTAAAACTCCCCTCTCGCTCGCTATTTTTGATTTGGATAATTTCAAATCCATTAATGATACATACGGGCATCCCAAGGGAGACGAAGTACTCGTGACTTTTTCCAAAATGCTTCAGGAAAGTACTCGCCGATATGATCTCGCTGCCCGTTATGGAGGCGAAGAATTTGCATTAATTATGGCTGGTTCAGGTATAGTTAAAGCACAGCGCTTATTGACACGGCTACTGCAAGAGTTCAAAAAAATCCAATTTACCCCTTCTGGAGGAGGTCCTCAATTTAATGTGACCTGCTCTGTAGGACTTACATGCTACAAAGGGGCTATGGATATTCTGCCGGAGGAAATTCTCAAGTTGGCAGATGAAGCCCTTTACTTTGCCAAAACATCCGGAAAAGACCAGGTCAAGGTATCGAAACTCGATTTCGTAGATAATGTCCCTAATGATACGCTTGTCCAAGCAAACGAAAAGCAATTCCTCTTTGGTGGAAAATAA
- the mnmG gene encoding tRNA uridine-5-carboxymethylaminomethyl(34) synthesis enzyme MnmG — translation MKAPFPKKFDLIVVGAGHAGCEAAMAASRLGLDTLLLTINADRIGHLSCNPAIGGLAKGHMVKEIDALGGMMGLWADAAGIQFRILNTRKGPAVRSSRAQIDRAEYMRVVQHSIFNQKNLWVFQDTASTLMTAKGEVTGVVTRLGEEIHARSVLLTTGTFLKGLIHVGLDNFSGGRLGDPASLTLSDSLRDIGLQLGRLKTGTTPRLLKESIDFDKMEIQPGDTPPTPFSFRNKTVPLPQVPCYLTYTNPVAHEVIRSGFDRSPMFTGVIEGIGARYCPSIEDKVARFPEKDRHQVFIEPEGLNHPEMYPSGIPTSLPFDIQKKMISAIVGLENAQIVRPGYAIEYDYVYPTQLKPTLETKHLSGLYLAGQINGTSGYEEAAAQGLWASLNIVAKHRSEAPFLLSRDQAYMAVLVDDLVTKGTMEPYRMFTSRAEHRLLLREGNADERLTPIGRQRGLVNTPQWDRYSAKKKQMSTVLEGLQSIRITPNLPTRKLIEEIGAAVPGKAVELAALLRQPNMAIEKLYPFFPELETIEQEVLQEAEIQTRYAGYLVKQKELVAKFITFDKISLPDNIDYSTITGLTTEVREKLTHVRPMTLGQASRISGVTPAAISCLEIHLKKLGLL, via the coding sequence ATGAAAGCCCCTTTTCCCAAGAAGTTTGATCTTATTGTTGTGGGTGCTGGGCACGCGGGCTGTGAAGCAGCTATGGCTGCTTCGCGACTTGGACTAGACACCCTCTTGCTAACAATTAATGCCGATCGGATTGGCCATCTTTCCTGCAATCCCGCCATAGGCGGGCTTGCAAAAGGTCATATGGTAAAGGAGATCGATGCGCTTGGTGGCATGATGGGCCTATGGGCCGATGCTGCGGGCATTCAGTTTCGTATCCTTAATACGCGAAAAGGTCCGGCAGTTCGCTCCAGTCGCGCTCAAATTGATCGTGCTGAGTATATGCGAGTCGTTCAACATTCTATTTTCAATCAAAAGAATCTATGGGTATTCCAAGATACGGCCAGTACTTTAATGACCGCAAAGGGGGAAGTCACAGGGGTTGTCACACGGTTGGGAGAAGAAATACACGCCCGGAGTGTTTTGCTGACAACCGGTACGTTTCTCAAAGGGCTGATCCATGTTGGTCTTGATAACTTTAGCGGTGGTCGCCTAGGAGATCCAGCTTCGCTGACTCTTTCCGATTCACTTCGAGATATTGGTTTACAATTGGGGCGACTCAAGACCGGTACAACCCCACGATTGCTTAAAGAGTCTATCGATTTCGACAAAATGGAGATTCAGCCCGGAGATACTCCGCCGACACCATTCAGCTTTCGTAATAAAACGGTCCCACTTCCACAGGTTCCCTGCTATTTGACCTATACCAATCCAGTCGCGCATGAAGTTATTCGCTCTGGCTTTGATCGCTCTCCAATGTTTACAGGTGTTATTGAAGGAATCGGAGCACGATACTGCCCCTCCATTGAAGATAAAGTCGCTCGCTTTCCGGAAAAAGACAGACATCAAGTCTTCATTGAACCAGAAGGGTTAAATCATCCGGAAATGTATCCAAGTGGTATTCCTACCAGCCTTCCCTTCGATATTCAGAAAAAAATGATATCGGCAATCGTGGGGCTGGAAAATGCGCAGATAGTTCGCCCCGGATATGCCATTGAATACGACTATGTTTATCCCACCCAACTCAAGCCAACTCTTGAGACAAAACACCTTTCAGGGTTGTATCTTGCCGGCCAGATTAATGGAACTTCTGGTTATGAAGAAGCAGCAGCACAAGGTTTATGGGCTTCTTTGAATATCGTAGCAAAACATCGCAGTGAGGCTCCCTTTTTACTCTCAAGAGATCAGGCTTACATGGCTGTCCTTGTTGACGACCTGGTCACAAAAGGCACCATGGAACCCTACAGAATGTTTACCTCAAGAGCTGAACATAGACTTTTGCTCAGAGAGGGGAATGCAGATGAGCGCCTGACCCCCATAGGCCGGCAAAGAGGATTGGTAAACACCCCTCAGTGGGATCGATATTCTGCTAAGAAAAAACAGATGTCCACAGTTCTTGAAGGATTACAATCTATCCGTATTACGCCAAATCTCCCCACACGAAAATTAATCGAAGAAATAGGCGCTGCTGTGCCGGGTAAAGCTGTGGAACTCGCAGCCCTCCTCCGTCAGCCCAATATGGCTATTGAAAAATTATATCCCTTTTTCCCTGAACTGGAGACAATCGAACAAGAGGTTCTGCAAGAAGCCGAGATTCAAACCCGATATGCCGGCTACCTTGTTAAACAGAAGGAACTCGTTGCCAAGTTTATAACTTTTGATAAAATTTCTCTTCCTGATAATATCGATTATTCCACAATTACAGGGTTAACAACTGAAGTTCGTGAAAAGTTGACACACGTGCGCCCAATGACACTCGGACAAGCCAGTCGAATTTCCGGAGTGACTCCTGCTGCCATATCCTGCCTGGAAATTCATTTGAAAAAACTTGGTTTGCTGTAA
- the dapA gene encoding 4-hydroxy-tetrahydrodipicolinate synthase: protein MELRGAFTALSTPFKNGEIDEPAYREFIEWQIEQGIDGLVPCGTTGEAATMTHAEQGKLISICVDQVKGRVPVIAGAGSNSTKEAIELTLLAKAAGADATLQITPYYNKPTPEGLVEHFKAIASAAPFPMVIYNVPGRTGLNLLPATLKKIIDQVPEAIAVKEATGDMNQAAQVIEKCGKEFQLLSGDDFTVLPLLAVGGCGVISVISNIMPKMMSDMCHAFFAKDFGKALECSLKMAPVNRAMFMETNPIPVKTSLNMMELFPAAEFRLPILPLQEKNRPKLEQVLKKAKVI from the coding sequence ATGGAACTTCGAGGAGCTTTTACAGCCCTTTCGACTCCCTTTAAAAATGGCGAGATTGATGAACCTGCGTATCGAGAATTCATAGAGTGGCAAATAGAACAAGGTATTGATGGCTTGGTTCCATGTGGGACGACAGGAGAAGCCGCCACCATGACCCATGCTGAACAAGGTAAATTGATATCTATCTGTGTAGACCAAGTAAAAGGTCGTGTGCCGGTTATAGCAGGTGCCGGGTCAAACAGTACAAAAGAAGCAATTGAACTTACCCTCTTGGCAAAGGCTGCAGGAGCCGACGCGACACTTCAAATTACTCCTTACTATAACAAACCAACCCCTGAAGGGCTTGTGGAGCACTTCAAGGCAATTGCGTCTGCAGCTCCTTTTCCTATGGTCATCTACAATGTGCCTGGAAGAACGGGACTCAACCTGCTCCCTGCCACACTCAAAAAGATAATAGATCAAGTTCCTGAAGCCATAGCCGTAAAAGAGGCCACTGGTGATATGAACCAGGCCGCACAAGTTATTGAAAAATGTGGAAAAGAATTTCAGCTTTTATCCGGCGACGATTTTACGGTCTTACCATTATTGGCCGTTGGAGGCTGCGGAGTTATTTCCGTCATATCGAACATAATGCCTAAGATGATGAGTGATATGTGCCATGCTTTTTTTGCTAAAGATTTTGGTAAAGCATTGGAGTGCAGTTTGAAAATGGCTCCGGTAAATAGGGCTATGTTCATGGAAACGAACCCCATTCCAGTCAAGACATCTCTTAATATGATGGAACTTTTCCCAGCTGCTGAATTTCGATTGCCTATTTTACCACTGCAGGAAAAAAACAGACCTAAATTGGAACAAGTTCTTAAAAAAGCCAAAGTTATCTAG
- a CDS encoding MinD/ParA family protein, producing MNTNNTLSLAIMSGKGGVGKTNIVLNLGYALYQAHMKALLMDCDLGLANLDVLLGISPERTLHDLLQTGVDARDVIVPIENGFDMLPATSGVPELVEMDEDMQDILFKKLISLANTYDYLMLDLGAGISHTVLSFAALTQLRIVVVTPEPTSLTDSYAMIKVLVTQHQVKDFLVIVNQALSQSEAKTTFERLAAACKNFLNIDLRNLGFIHQDSVLVESVRHQTPLMKYSPEAKASKDIRALAKKIMHYREDNKQRIAERPILKDFPSL from the coding sequence ATGAATACAAATAATACTCTGAGTCTTGCCATAATGAGCGGAAAAGGCGGAGTTGGCAAAACTAATATTGTCCTTAACCTTGGATATGCACTCTACCAAGCGCACATGAAAGCACTCCTCATGGACTGTGACTTGGGCTTGGCTAACTTAGACGTTCTCCTTGGAATCTCCCCGGAACGCACGCTACATGACTTGTTACAAACAGGCGTGGATGCCAGAGATGTCATTGTTCCAATAGAAAATGGTTTTGACATGCTCCCTGCCACAAGCGGAGTACCCGAGTTAGTAGAAATGGATGAGGATATGCAGGACATTCTCTTTAAAAAACTAATTTCTCTAGCAAATACGTACGATTACCTCATGCTTGACCTTGGTGCTGGTATCAGTCATACGGTCCTCTCATTTGCAGCACTGACTCAACTTCGAATAGTCGTTGTGACGCCTGAACCAACATCATTGACAGATAGCTATGCAATGATCAAAGTTCTAGTCACCCAACATCAAGTTAAAGATTTTCTTGTAATAGTTAACCAAGCTCTTTCTCAATCCGAAGCAAAAACAACTTTTGAAAGGCTGGCTGCTGCATGCAAAAATTTCTTGAACATTGACTTGAGAAACCTCGGATTTATTCATCAAGACTCAGTTCTCGTGGAATCCGTACGCCATCAAACCCCACTGATGAAATATTCGCCTGAGGCAAAAGCAAGCAAGGATATCAGGGCCTTAGCTAAAAAAATAATGCATTATCGTGAAGATAACAAGCAACGAATAGCAGAGCGTCCCATATTAAAAGATTTCCCTTCCTTATGA
- a CDS encoding manganese-dependent inorganic pyrophosphatase, with product MAILVVGHKNPDTDTIASAIAVADLFSKRGQEAKAISQGEIAPETAFVLEKFGLAAPEIVTDATDQQIILVDHTDISQTIDNLDKAELIAVVDHHKLGDVTTSNPLEMWVWPVGCTGTVIKSMYDFYNIEIPANVAGILLCAILSDTVMFKSVTCTDQDKAAVEALAKIAGVDDVMALGMEMFKVKSAVDGASPEELVFRDYKDFDMSGNKVGIGQLEVVDLSMLDAHKEALQAEIEKVKADGRHSVFLLLTDIMKEGSEMLIASDDAAVVEKAFGIAPNGTSVYLEGVMSRKKQVAPNFIKAFEA from the coding sequence ATGGCTATTTTGGTTGTTGGACACAAGAACCCGGACACCGATACTATTGCTTCTGCGATTGCTGTCGCCGATCTTTTCTCTAAGCGTGGCCAGGAGGCCAAGGCTATCTCCCAAGGGGAAATCGCCCCTGAGACAGCTTTTGTGCTCGAAAAGTTTGGTCTTGCTGCACCTGAAATCGTAACCGATGCGACAGATCAGCAGATTATTCTGGTTGATCACACTGATATTTCTCAAACTATTGATAATCTTGATAAAGCTGAACTGATTGCTGTAGTTGATCATCACAAACTGGGTGATGTCACGACTTCGAATCCTCTCGAGATGTGGGTTTGGCCTGTCGGCTGTACTGGAACTGTCATCAAATCCATGTATGATTTTTATAATATTGAAATTCCGGCTAATGTTGCTGGGATTCTTCTGTGTGCAATCTTGAGTGACACTGTCATGTTCAAATCTGTGACTTGCACTGATCAGGACAAAGCCGCAGTTGAAGCTTTGGCAAAGATTGCTGGTGTTGATGATGTTATGGCTTTGGGCATGGAAATGTTTAAAGTCAAATCAGCGGTTGATGGTGCTTCTCCTGAAGAGCTGGTCTTCCGTGATTACAAAGACTTTGATATGTCCGGAAATAAAGTTGGTATTGGTCAGTTGGAAGTTGTTGATCTGTCCATGCTGGATGCACACAAAGAGGCCCTTCAGGCTGAGATTGAGAAGGTGAAAGCTGATGGACGTCATTCAGTTTTCTTGCTGTTGACTGACATTATGAAAGAAGGCTCTGAGATGCTTATTGCATCTGATGATGCTGCCGTTGTCGAGAAGGCTTTTGGCATTGCCCCCAATGGGACTTCTGTTTACCTTGAAGGGGTGATGAGCCGTAAGAAGCAGGTTGCACCTAACTTCATCAAGGCTTTCGAAGCCTAG
- the lnt gene encoding apolipoprotein N-acyltransferase, producing MFLLVFLSALGAWIGFDNPLFHFPLAILLFPLGLAGIGLRATSWKSALKFSWMAGLLACIGCFYWMVIPVQSYGGLPWYLALPCPILLAAFLALYYSLFSLLIYHASRRADGLTVCITAGLSWASMEMLMGSMFSGFPWMNIASAFASWPIAIQGASILGAYGLSGLLAILSVAMLFSRTDSSTIILAIGISAIILLFGFFRLQTFSQDDPSYTLSIVQGNVDQGQKWDPKFQAETVQKYIKLSTDVVQKLSPQIVVWPETAMPFYLQDASPYQTALEKLAQTTKTNFIIGSPAYRVIDLKTRKYVLLNRAWLMDDMGLMMQSYDKEHLVPFGEYMPFANILPFDQLVQAAGNFVPGTQNKPIIVDGVALGMLICYEAIFTELAQHQVEQGATVLLNISNDAWFGNTSAPKQHFDLSIMRAVEQGRWLVRSTNNGISAFIDPLGRICSKSKQFQTQSLTQTVTPLTKNTVYHNNFSQISFGIYTLTTLVCLWLFIGVRKKDIIRN from the coding sequence GTGTTTCTCCTAGTTTTCCTTTCAGCCTTAGGTGCTTGGATAGGATTTGACAATCCACTCTTTCATTTTCCTTTAGCCATCTTGCTCTTTCCGCTTGGGCTTGCCGGTATCGGTTTACGCGCCACAAGTTGGAAAAGTGCGCTGAAATTTTCCTGGATGGCTGGCTTGTTGGCTTGCATTGGTTGTTTTTACTGGATGGTCATCCCTGTACAATCCTACGGTGGACTTCCATGGTATTTAGCTCTTCCGTGCCCAATATTGCTCGCAGCCTTTCTCGCACTCTATTACAGTCTCTTTTCTCTTCTTATCTATCACGCAAGTAGGCGGGCAGATGGGTTAACCGTATGTATCACTGCCGGCCTGTCGTGGGCTTCCATGGAAATGCTTATGGGCAGCATGTTTTCAGGATTTCCCTGGATGAATATTGCTTCAGCTTTTGCATCATGGCCCATAGCTATTCAAGGAGCGTCAATCCTCGGAGCGTATGGGCTCTCAGGACTCTTGGCAATACTCAGTGTTGCCATGCTATTCTCTCGGACCGATAGCAGCACAATAATACTCGCCATAGGAATCTCAGCCATTATCCTCCTTTTCGGTTTTTTCAGACTGCAAACTTTCTCACAGGATGATCCTTCCTATACGCTATCCATAGTACAGGGAAATGTTGACCAGGGGCAGAAATGGGACCCTAAATTTCAAGCAGAAACTGTTCAAAAATACATAAAATTAAGTACAGATGTTGTTCAAAAACTTTCTCCTCAAATAGTAGTCTGGCCAGAAACTGCAATGCCTTTTTATTTGCAGGATGCTTCTCCGTATCAAACTGCTCTTGAAAAGCTTGCCCAAACGACCAAAACCAACTTTATAATAGGTTCCCCAGCCTATCGCGTCATTGATCTGAAGACGCGAAAATACGTTCTCCTCAACCGAGCCTGGCTTATGGATGATATGGGACTCATGATGCAATCATACGACAAGGAGCACCTTGTCCCCTTTGGGGAGTACATGCCCTTCGCTAATATTCTCCCCTTTGATCAACTTGTTCAGGCTGCAGGCAATTTTGTTCCCGGCACTCAAAATAAACCGATCATAGTTGATGGCGTTGCTCTTGGGATGCTCATTTGTTATGAAGCAATATTCACAGAGTTGGCACAGCATCAAGTTGAACAAGGTGCGACAGTACTGCTCAATATAAGTAATGATGCATGGTTTGGAAACACGTCCGCTCCCAAGCAACACTTTGACCTCTCCATCATGAGAGCGGTTGAACAAGGACGCTGGCTGGTGCGAAGTACCAATAATGGGATTTCAGCTTTTATTGATCCACTGGGACGAATATGCTCAAAAAGCAAACAATTTCAAACCCAATCTTTGACTCAAACAGTCACCCCTTTGACGAAAAACACTGTCTATCATAACAATTTTTCACAAATTTCTTTTGGCATTTATACCTTGACGACACTAGTCTGTTTATGGCTCTTCATTGGAGTCAGAAAAAAAGATATTATCAGGAATTAA
- a CDS encoding HU family DNA-binding protein: MIQGETMNKSELIKALSEQKKMHVDEATKIVGAFVDSVKEALLRGDRVEIRGFGSFKIKEYEGYTGRNPKTGSVVQVRPKKLPFFRPGKELKEFIND; the protein is encoded by the coding sequence ATGATTCAGGGGGAAACCATGAACAAGAGCGAATTGATCAAGGCTCTGTCCGAACAGAAAAAAATGCATGTAGACGAAGCGACTAAAATTGTAGGAGCTTTCGTTGATTCAGTGAAAGAAGCTTTACTTCGAGGAGATCGTGTCGAAATCCGAGGATTTGGAAGCTTCAAAATCAAAGAATATGAAGGCTATACCGGACGCAATCCAAAAACCGGAAGCGTTGTCCAGGTCCGTCCTAAAAAACTGCCCTTCTTCCGTCCGGGAAAAGAGTTGAAAGAATTTATCAACGACTAG
- the prfB gene encoding peptide chain release factor 2 (programmed frameshift): MTEYAELKALSAELVNKFSSLWGRLDYAETVSRLDEIEKELSKPGAWDKPENLTPFLKEKSQLSAKQNMYDDLAEAKEDLDAWLELAHEDPDEEALDALEAQVDLFKTRLASTEMATMFAFEHDKTNAILEIHPGAGGVESQDWAEMLLRMYTRYAERKGFKTTQLDFQPGDEAGIKSVTLQIEGLYAYGLLKGEAGVHRLIRISPFDSSGRRHTSFASVDVYPDMDDDIEIEVKDEDLRIDTFRSSGPGGQSVNKTSSAVRITHLPTGIVAQCQNEKSQHRNKATALRLVKARLYELELKKIEDSRRQEYESKESIAWGSQIRTYTLQPYRLVKDHRSNSEIGNVDAFLDGDLDEMIRNHLLYLHAHGKS, from the exons ATGACCGAATACGCAGAACTCAAGGCCCTTTCAGCAGAACTCGTTAATAAATTTTCCTCCCTTTGGGGGCGACTT GACTACGCTGAAACAGTGTCGCGACTCGATGAGATCGAGAAGGAACTCTCAAAACCTGGCGCTTGGGATAAGCCAGAGAATCTTACACCATTTCTAAAAGAGAAAAGCCAACTCTCTGCTAAACAAAACATGTATGATGATTTGGCAGAGGCAAAGGAAGATCTAGATGCTTGGCTGGAATTGGCGCATGAGGATCCGGACGAAGAAGCGTTAGATGCTTTGGAAGCTCAAGTCGATCTTTTTAAAACTCGACTGGCGAGTACTGAAATGGCAACAATGTTCGCTTTTGAACATGACAAGACAAATGCCATCCTAGAGATTCATCCTGGCGCTGGTGGTGTCGAATCACAAGATTGGGCAGAGATGCTCCTGCGGATGTATACTCGCTATGCTGAACGCAAAGGATTCAAGACCACACAACTTGATTTTCAACCTGGCGATGAAGCTGGGATCAAAAGTGTTACACTCCAAATTGAAGGCTTATATGCTTATGGTCTCTTGAAAGGAGAGGCAGGGGTACACCGCCTCATCAGAATCTCACCATTTGATTCTTCCGGCAGGAGACACACTTCTTTTGCATCGGTTGATGTTTATCCTGATATGGACGACGATATCGAGATTGAAGTCAAAGATGAGGATTTAAGGATTGATACCTTCAGATCAAGCGGACCTGGAGGACAAAGTGTTAATAAAACCAGCTCGGCTGTTCGCATAACTCACCTTCCGACAGGTATCGTTGCGCAATGCCAAAATGAAAAATCGCAGCACAGAAATAAAGCAACAGCTTTACGCTTGGTCAAAGCTCGCCTCTACGAACTCGAATTAAAGAAAATCGAGGATAGTCGCAGGCAAGAATATGAGTCAAAGGAATCCATCGCTTGGGGAAGCCAGATACGAACCTATACATTACAGCCGTATCGACTGGTCAAAGACCATCGATCCAATAGTGAAATAGGGAATGTTGATGCTTTTCTTGACGGAGATTTGGACGAAATGATCAGAAACCACCTACTCTATCTTCATGCACACGGAAAATCATAA
- a CDS encoding UshA-like (seleno)protein family 2, with protein MRWLSYWLLVAALFVVSGPAHAKQPVLTILYSANTYGTTRPCPSUGGKTLGGIARRATYFLDVKKAQTSCILVSGGWEFMSPSGEKPPLQQLAILTKAFDLMKYDVALLAQQEEELFDSTVLDTTRKSALKAPVSTMTMSNGMRIVFLRLPPLPPGQDQPSQKIIDSITGLIKTERTQAKLIVALSDWGWIGEREYLAASPELVPDLLMGSGLGSGVNGRVEADGRCIWVRPYDKGRTINEIQIFSWPRQNELNKWTQTEHFRSISIGLNDQYKDNPAVDEVLR; from the coding sequence ATGCGTTGGCTCTCATATTGGCTGCTCGTTGCGGCATTATTTGTTGTCTCTGGCCCTGCGCACGCGAAACAACCAGTTTTAACTATTCTCTACTCGGCAAATACGTATGGCACAACACGGCCATGCCCCTCTTGAGGAGGTAAAACCCTTGGTGGTATAGCTCGGCGAGCTACGTATTTTTTGGATGTCAAGAAAGCGCAAACTTCATGTATTCTTGTCTCAGGTGGATGGGAATTTATGTCGCCAAGTGGGGAAAAGCCTCCTTTGCAACAACTTGCCATTCTTACCAAAGCATTCGATTTAATGAAGTACGATGTTGCTCTTCTCGCACAGCAAGAAGAGGAATTATTTGATTCGACAGTTTTAGATACAACGCGAAAATCCGCTCTCAAGGCTCCTGTCTCAACTATGACCATGAGTAATGGTATGAGAATTGTCTTTTTGAGATTGCCTCCATTGCCCCCAGGACAAGATCAGCCTTCCCAAAAGATAATAGATAGCATTACAGGCCTTATAAAAACGGAACGCACTCAAGCAAAACTCATTGTCGCCCTTTCTGACTGGGGATGGATCGGTGAACGAGAATACTTGGCCGCTAGCCCCGAATTAGTGCCGGATTTACTTATGGGAAGTGGTCTTGGTTCTGGTGTCAATGGACGTGTGGAGGCTGATGGACGATGCATATGGGTACGCCCCTACGACAAGGGACGAACGATCAATGAAATACAGATTTTTTCTTGGCCACGTCAAAATGAACTGAATAAATGGACGCAAACAGAACATTTCAGATCAATATCAATAGGCCTGAATGATCAATATAAAGATAACCCCGCTGTAGATGAAGTCCTGCGATAA
- a CDS encoding hemolysin family protein, producing the protein MDDGSDSRFTNIFKKLFGSNGQQLEEHILEAKAEGEIEGDEVSMLLNVLGFDEKQVTEIMVPRTDMACAEKNSTVQDIADIIVTQGAHSRIPIYKDTRDHIVGIVHAKDLLVPLLEGKQNMPVTELMRQALYIPEESNLDEVLSSFKREKLHMAIVQDEYGGTSGMVTMEDVLEEIVGEIADEYDQERPEEIEEISKGTYIVSGRVPLDEVCEKCELHLESEDVDSIGGFLAAMAGRIPNEGEFFTIEGKRFTVLEADDRQVWSIRIAPLEES; encoded by the coding sequence TTGGACGATGGGTCTGACAGTCGATTTACCAACATTTTTAAAAAATTATTTGGCTCGAACGGACAACAGTTGGAAGAACATATCCTGGAAGCCAAAGCTGAAGGAGAAATTGAAGGCGACGAAGTTTCAATGCTCCTCAATGTCTTGGGATTCGACGAAAAACAAGTTACAGAAATCATGGTTCCAAGAACAGACATGGCCTGCGCTGAAAAGAATAGTACAGTTCAGGACATTGCTGACATCATAGTTACCCAAGGTGCTCACTCCAGAATTCCGATTTACAAGGACACCCGAGATCATATTGTCGGAATCGTCCATGCTAAAGACCTCCTCGTCCCACTCCTTGAAGGCAAACAAAATATGCCTGTTACAGAGTTGATGCGACAGGCTCTCTATATCCCTGAAGAAAGCAATCTCGATGAAGTTTTATCATCTTTCAAAAGGGAAAAGCTTCATATGGCAATTGTCCAGGATGAATACGGTGGGACTTCTGGCATGGTGACAATGGAGGATGTTCTTGAGGAAATTGTCGGTGAAATAGCTGACGAATACGACCAGGAACGCCCTGAAGAAATTGAAGAGATATCTAAGGGGACGTATATCGTCTCAGGCCGTGTTCCTCTGGATGAAGTCTGTGAGAAGTGTGAGTTACACCTCGAAAGTGAGGACGTGGATTCTATAGGTGGCTTTCTTGCTGCAATGGCTGGAAGAATCCCGAATGAAGGTGAGTTCTTTACCATCGAAGGAAAACGTTTTACCGTTCTAGAAGCTGACGACAGACAAGTCTGGTCAATACGAATTGCACCTCTGGAGGAAAGCTAG